The following is a genomic window from Neodiprion lecontei isolate iyNeoLeco1 chromosome 4, iyNeoLeco1.1, whole genome shotgun sequence.
CAGCACTATACAGGAAACCGCAGTCTGTGCGACTTCACCACGCACAGATGCATGTACGTTGTTGGtgtttggcatttttttttttttttttatgtatacgATGGCCTCGCGACAAAGGTTGGCTGTAAATTCTCCATGGAATTCAATTACACGGGATAACTTTGGTTATTATACTTTCCGGGTTCTTTTACATTTCGAATGTTTTTCTTCGCGGATGATATTGCTCAATTTGATGTTGATATAATCAATTCAATGATGCATTACACCGGTTAATAGTGGTTTTGTTGCCATTGATATTTGAATGGTCTTTGAAAGGTTTGATGTCAACGATCGTAGGAGTATGCGTAGTTTTTCCAAATTGGCtctagttttttattttatcaatatttttatatacgaTTAAGAGAAGCAATTTTAGGtgagaaatttgattttaaatatctaaagtttattaaaaaaaaatactatcgATAGCTTTAGTCTTACTTCATTCAGACAAAAGTCAAAAAACtatagaaaatataataatttgttgttCTTGGCATGAAAAAGGGGAGAACATTTAGTCGAAAGGGAAGCAATTAGGGTGTTCCAAgaacaaaaattcttttcttcaaaCGCGCATCAAAATTTCAGTACAGCATTTCAAATAGAATATCACAGGCAAATAAGAgcttttaatattgattttttcaatttcccatttaaatgactgtaaaaaaaaattgaaaaatttttgaattttttttttccatctcgcAAACGGCTTGACTTATCAACTATCTAAATACAAATTCTTATAGGAAATTGAACACTCTATAAAAAAGTACTGAAATCAAGAACACCCTGATATATCTGGCGTTTCGCGTACTCGGGGGTTGCCAGAATTGCCTTTTCATAGACAAGGGGTTTTAAgccgatctctccgatttgactttttttggtaatatgtcatagtagactaaaaactaagcgatacgtgttattttttaactgccattaaacactttaaagTAAGACGTGTCAAGCAGCGATTCACGTCTTCGGCTGTGTTCGGTCTTTGCCGACTGTCCTTGTACCGCTTGTATGTAAGCACTGATATATGTAAAGCTCAGAGGTCAACTTTGAGTGGGTCCGTTACAATACACGTAATGCAGTAATGAATAATTGATACTTACAATTGTTAGGCTATTGCTGTAAAGGGACGTGACGTTAGAATATTGTTGACTAAATTTCCGTTGACTCAAGGAGACGAACCACAAAGTGGAATAATAGTAGCTGTTGTACACCGCACAGTGTGAGAAGCTGAATTGTTATAGGAGATAAAGGAACAGCGCATTTTATACTATCGCTAATACAACGCGTATAAACAcgatattgtaaaattaaaattagtcTGTAATTAATAACGCTGAATGTTTTCTCGACCTTATCTCGGTGCGTGTGAATAGTTCTCGACGTTTAAATCGATGAATAAGTCAGGAATTCAATTCATGACGTTTCGGGCCTAaggggggccctcctcagaaatGTAAATACTGTCAAGACCGCTTATGCGCGGTGAAATTTACATAGAAAGGATTCCAagttaataattaaatttaaaaaaaccaTCTCAAAAACGGGGGGTCCTTAATTAACATTCCATGTTGTCGGTAAAATCATTTGTGTCGTCTCTCATTCGCAAGGTAGCGAGTAGTAAACCTGGTTAAGTAACTGAATTTATaagtaacgttattgtaatgatTCTCGTTTCGCAAAGTCAGTTATTTCGCTATTTTAGGAATCTATGAATCTCTGAAATGGACCAAGTCATAATGAGACAAAGCAagaaaatcatattttcaaaacttagccacttcaaagtcactacaaaatttcaaaatagtaattttacCCTCCAGTGTTTCGTTACGCTAACGTTattaacttcagcctcatgaATGAAATACCTATATGTTTTAATTTCTGATTTATTTACGACCTATTGTCTACGTGTTGGATCGCGGCCTGTCCAACCGTTTGGGCTTATATTGGCGCGCCGCCCCCCAAGCGCCAGAATTTGTTTGAATTGGAGTGGCGACAGATCGCTTTGCCCGTCCACTCCCAGCGTCAGCAAACTACGTAAGCGCAGCGATTATAAAAAGGGTTGCCCACAGTTTACAGTTGATCATAAATAGGAGCAAAATCAGGCATTTGTGCACGGTTCAAACAACATAATACAACACCTACGGTCGAAAATTAAACGGAAAATTTAGAGTGAACGTGTTATGACATGGTTCTGTGATAGATGTAATTATTAACACCCgtggaaagttgaaaagtgataggaaaaaattgtcatcTGGTTATCCTTTCCACATAATGAAACCAGATCGTGATGACGTAGAATTGACGTGTAACTTCGGAATTTACATTCGAGATTCGTAGCGAAGAGACACATTTTTGACtcgtgtgtgaagcttgttgatATGTGCACACATGTGCTGTatgtggctattaatgtgaattAAATTCACTTAGCCACTTTTGAACGGCGCGGCGGGCCGTTCATTTTTGCTGATATGAAATACAACATATCATATTtatagcgagaaaaatttgctagagaagagtacaatttcgaaattttcaggtgagttgacactgtagtcagggcggctaggtggtctagtggagtgagtctccggtaaagcatctctagataccaggttcgattcctggctccgtcgttaatttttcaactcaccagAAAATTTCGAAGTTGTATTCTTCTCTAACTTCGGAATGTGCAATGAGGAATTCTCTGCGCGTAcgggaaaatttaaataacgcCGAGTCATTATACACGAGAAATGATGTCATATACACTGAAAATTATGATTGTACAATACGTGATTAGGATTTCGTATTACCACTAAAAGTAAAGTTAGTCTTCATATCTACAGCCGTTGAATAATACATGCGTTACACCGAAAACATTTGCAAGTGGAAGCTCGCTGCCGATTACTGATACCTACGATACGCCAAGATGAGGATCAACGTCCTGAcaacttttcttttcactgGTAAGTCAGTGCACCGAATAATTATACGttttagaaatattatttgattCCTGATTCGATCCACGAACAACGTTTTGACCTTGTCATTGTGGAACGTTTCCAAAATATAATAACACAGGAAAAAATGCCGAAACCATTGACTGAATTGCAACCAGAATGGCTGGTAACGTTTTGGAACGTAACGCAGTTACAGAAGTGTCCAAGAAGAAATATCAACCTTTCCCTACTGTTCTAGGGATTTTGTGCCTGACCTTCGGACAAAGAAATGATTCAGCGGCGAGTATCGTATATAGAAATGCACTACAGGTCGTGAGAGATGTGGTTATGATGGTGACTAATGAAAGCATGATCAAAGACCTGGGACTAATCAAAAACTTTACGAAGGAAGCGTGCCCGACGAATGGTCAAACCTGGAACGAAGAAGAAGCAACGAGCAGCCTAGAAAACGCCCAAAAATGTATCAACGATGTATTGAAGTCGAATATGAAAACCGCCCGCGAAACGTACAAAGGCAATTCCCTACTGGATACTGCTATTGAACACTACGTAAGAAGTTATTGTCCAAGCAGAATAACTCTCGAAAGATGTATGAAAGAATATTCCAAGTCCTTCGAGCATTGCGTGGATTCGCAACAACTCAAAACTATCGAGATAATcggtaaattttcaacatccaCGCTCGAATTCGTCTGCGAGAATGACGCCAAGATGTTTAAGGGTCAGTATGTGTCATTTAGTTTATCTAGTCATGCGAATGCGTCGTTTTCCGAATCGTTCAATTGCATTTTAAATTGTTGAGTCTCGGCTTCGTCCTGCGGAAGTTTGTGTTTCGTTATTTATCAGTATACTGCGGCATACCACCATGTGATACACAGTgagcaaatttatttatatcgcATCAATATCATCTTAGTTTTCCTAGATAGTGTCGAATATGCTCCCAGTGTTGGAACTCGCATACACGCGATAAACAATCACCCGTAAAACTACGTTAACGcgtattgaaatttcatattatttgcAGATTTGTGTATCAATGGAGGCGTGGAATGTTATAATTCGATTAACGATACCGACAAATGTTGGCCTGCACTGACTACCGGAATCAATACTTTAGAAACTTACAATTTCACTCTGGTTTGGAATGACGCAACATGCTCGTAAGTATTACcagtatcttcaaaacgtcTCTCTGATTAGAAAGTCTTTAGACTTGTCTTACTTTCATTTTCGCAGTAACCCAAGTGTCTCATTTTCACATAAACAGTTGAATAAGTCGAGAATATGGACCGAAAATCTTTCAATAATACAAATACCAATGCACAGTTTTTATCTTACATAAAGATGCAGGTTGAAGATTTCGATAAGAATACGAGAGAAACTCTGCATACATAGTTACAATCGAATAGAAgtaacagtttttcaaattttgaaaactagTGCAAGTTCACCAGCACATCCTTTTTTTTGGTAGCGAATCGAAACTTTGGTACGACCTTATTTTTCGACCTGCAGTACCGTTCATGATTTGAAGATAACTTTTCGAAGTTTTAAATCTCAACGAAAAGTTATAGGTCTCGGGTCAAAGAAACGTAATCAAATGATTGCTACGGCATTTGAAATAGTTTAATGAACCAATTCCATTATGCGTCTCTTAAAAGATGTAGATTCTTATCTCCCATTACAATTAACTTCTAATTAATAGGGAACTGAAATCCGCCTACAATTGCATCATCGAAAAGATACCAAACTGTAAGGGCCATCAGATAACTGTAACTTTCGTGAGAGGTGTATTCGACGTGTATCTGGAAAACTTAGGCTGCAAGAATTCAAGTAATTCATCGACTAAGCCAATTCGGACAGACGCATTCGGAAGACCAATTgtaaaggaagaagaagaaaaagagaaagaggagaagctgaaattggaagaaaaaaaatcaagtagtTCACAGACATTACCAGTTATTAGCATCAGCGCTCTCTTCTCGACTGCAATCAACCTGACGATCCGGCCATGGAACGTTTAAAACTcttattcagaaaaaaatatatttctaacACGCAACACAGTGTTTCAGTAAAGTAGCGATGTAACGCTTCAAGTCGAAGTATTGTATCGTACTCCTTGATCTGATTTCACTCGCTATTTAGAATCGTCCTCAAACATATACATACTTACTCACACTCTTGTTTTTAGTATCATCCATGTATTCTCTCGATTGCGTCAAAGCTCAATTGCCTTTCTGACCTCTAGCGATACGGTTCGTATGTGTGTGCAAAAATACAGCATATCTTTTGTTCGTTAATCATCAATTGTATTTTGCGCCTCTTCCTTCAGAGATCAAATTGTAGTACCCCTCACTTGCCTCATTTGTCGCCACAAGTTTTAAAGCAAGCTTTTTTCCCGGGTTGCTATGCAACCCATAACCTGCTCCGTTGTTTATTCTCATTCTTTCGCTTTGTGTCAACGTCGTCACACgcgaaatattaataaaaacgCAAAATGTTCAAACGAAATGGGAAAGAAGAGGAATCACGATCATCCACCGTCAAgggtaaagaaaaagaaggtcTTCACTGAGAGACTAAGAGGAATGGTGACAAATATTAaccggaaaaataaaaaacgtaaGTGGAGAAGAACTTAATCTgtgcttacggggcgaaaatGACCACCACGAAAATTGACTATTTCTGAAAGATCAATTACTgacaaagattttttggtctcGACACCTTGTTGCTATGCCAGCGATTTGATTGCTCGGCCGCGTGCCTTCGGTCTGACCGGGGCGCACGCCTTCGTCTGACGAAGGAATGCACCATGCATTGTTCAGTTTCCTGGGTCTGACCCTCGGAAATGTAATTATTccttttaatgaaaaattgaacaatttaaaGACGATGTGAGACAAGTATTGGCAATTTGCCCGTTTACCTTTCAGGTTATAGATCGAGTTCGCCACATCGTCGGGATCGCTCTCGAACCCGTCACAGGAAAAACGGCGAACGCAGACGAAGGTCAGATCGTCGCGGCCGGTCTCCTGAAAATCGATACGACTTCAGTCGATCACGACGTTCGAGAAGTTCTTCGCGTCACACTCGTCGCTCAGAGCGTAGTCGCTCGGATCATTCTCGTCGCTCGGGTCATTCTCATCGCTCAGAGCGGAGTCACTCGCGTGAAATTGGCCAGGGCTCACAAAAACTTCCGCAGGAGTCGGAGGAAGAACGAGAGGAATTTCCGATACGGACTCAGAAAAATGACGAGGTGGAAATCGATACCGAGCAGTTGCCAGCGGGCGCACTAGGGGCCGAATCAACAGCCCCGGTCGACAGGGAACAACACGCGAGCGTGACCACAACGGACAATGAAAACCAGCCTGATCATGAAGTTGACCTTGGAGAGGACGTATTAAACGTTATTGGACCGCGTTTGGACCCGGACCGGAAAAAGGCCCCTGCATTGCACAAGGACATTGTCATTCGTTGGAAAGAGATCTTTAAAAAAGGAATTTCTAACGAGGAAAACAAGAACctagtgaaaaaatataatattcccGAAAATTGCGGATTCATAGCTGCCCCAGTGCTAAATTCGGAGGTTATTGCTGCAATACAGGAGAATGTCAAAACAAGAGACAAGCGTATTACGGAAAAACAAGAGCGCATCGCTGCCTGCATGGCAGCCAACGGAAAAGCTATCTCGATTACTTTAAAATTGGACAGTCCAGATAAACTCGAACGGCTCGAAATTGAGAGCGACATAGGAAGACTCCTGGCTTTTCTCCAGAGGGAGGAATCAGAAATTCGCAAGAATTTAATTCTCACGAATCTCAATTCATCCGTCAGAGAAATCTTGACGGGCTCGACAGTCGACGGTTTCCTGTTCGGGGAAAatctggaagaaaaaataaagactgCAAAGACGATTGAGCGTGCATCAAAGGACCTTTATGTCTAGCGTAAGCTCTCGAAAAATTACATGCGTATTAATGCGTTATTGCGTTTTTGGTTTGAAAtgttatgaaaatttaaaaatgtttaaaaaataaatataacaattttcTAAACAGCCGTAACTCGCTTTAAACAGCTACAATTTGATCTCTGAAGGAAGAGGCGCAAAAAACAATTAACGATTAAACGAACTTACCTAAGTGAAGTTCAATCGTGATTGTATGAGCGCCTCTTCGGAAGAAATCAGTTCCGCCCACCCATTAATCTCGTATGAGATACCCAAAATATATCAGTTACGGCTTAGAAAATAGAACTTTAAAAAAAGGAGAATAAACAACGGAGCAGGTTATGGGTTGCATAGCAGCCCGGGAAAAAAGCTTGCTTTAAAACTTGTGGCGACAAATGAGGCAAGTGAGGGGTACTACAATTTGATCTCTTCGGAAGAGGCGCTCATACAATCACGATTGAACTTCACTTAGGTAAGTTCATTTAATCGTTAATTGTCTTCAATCATCATCCCGATACACTCACTCCTATCCTCTATCACCAATTCACAGACCCCACGTCAATAGACCAGTATCTATCGCTATCTCTCCAAAAACATAGGTATAAGCGATGTGTTGATGACATTTTCACTTTGGTAAAAAAGTACTACACAATTCACTGTTTGCACTATAAACAAGGAATAGCTTGATTTTCTTGGATGTATTTGCTAGAATATAcggtatacatattatattgtatGAGAGTAAGAGAAATACAAACAAGAGTGTATGCCTCTTTCCGTAATCCCCATGTAGGTGTGTGTCGTgtgaaaaaagagagaaacgcGGGCATGAGATCAGGTGTGCGCCGCGTACCTCACTTCTACTTCTACTAGCGTTAGAAATCATGTATTACCGATTGTGTCTCtaaattactatttttattcattaaatatttctcaaaaGTATTAGTGATTAATAATCCTGGTGTCACTGAATGTAATTGGTACCGCAAACATACGTTATCAGGGAGATATTTACGTTATCGTTCTATTCATCCAAAAACTTACCAAGTTAGTACCGCTATTGCGTATTAATTGATATGAGATGTCCAACGACTTCTGATTGTAAGTCGGTAATTGGAGtgaatgagaaataaaagaaaatagaatCTTTCTGTGAATATGATATAGTCGTTCCGAATGAAGCAAATTAAAAGATAATGTTAATTAATGTTTGGAGGACTAATGTGTCTGTGGCAGCTTCACACCAATGGTGAGCCTCCGCAGCTTTCACGAACGAAATGTTAACTTGCGATACGATGACATGTCGAACCAAATTCTAAGATACGATGATTTTCTGTTCAGCCGtcgattatatgtataattttgtgTAAATATAGCGGTGTCGAGTTTAATGctaattaacaaattttttttcaatctacgatttatttttatcagttATCCgcctcttttttttcgttgaatcGTTTCCTAAATTGCGTGCGATCACGTGTTTAACATGCATTACATACATGTTATATAATATGATTggattaaatattgaaaaaaaaaataactacaGACATCGCTTCATTTTGAACTGATATGGAATCGAAAGAGGATTAGTTAACGAATATTTACCCCGAATTTCATGATTTTATCGACGGTATAATTGTAAGTATCAAGCTAAACGCCGGATGCTTCGGCGCATCGAATCttaatacaaaatttgattgaaaatgaaaacgcaATGAAAGAATTCAAACTGTCTGTATATAGCAGTTTGAATTACAGTGTTTTGGGTTTatgagaataagaaaaatcaaatagaAGCATGGCGAAAGTCAAAGTCAGTCATTCGACCTGAATATCTTCTTCGACCTTACAATAAATTCCTCACGTATACGGCACTGTTCATAATCATCATTCACTCTAAGTTAAAAGGTCGAGAGCATAACGACGGCAACTTTTCGGAGAAAAATTGCGGAGAAAAGGAGGGAAGGAACTGCGGGGCAGGATcaatggttaaaaaaatagGAGATATCAACCGCCCAACCAACATCCCGCGCCCGCCGCAGTATTCAAATTTGCGCAAATGTGAGACGTGATTAGTTCGAACGCGGATGCCTGAGCGGACATCTTTAACGTCATCAACATCACCAAGTAAAACCCGAGTCAAGTTGCAGCATTCGTTCGTCATGCTATATTCaaatacacaaaaaatgtcgaacgATTTCTTATATTCGTTGGCTGTATAATCGATGGTAGAtcttatttttactttctcttCGTACAGGAATGTTAAACTTCAACGTCGTTTTTGGTCAAAATCAAGTGATTCGAAATATATTAGCAGCTTCCAATAATTTTGGCATAATCGATGAAAGTTTATTGGGCTGCTACCTTAGCGAATTTAAAGTACTTGTAAGATCAATCTGTGTATTTACTGGTCAGTCGTGGCCGGAAGACATTGCCACGGCAGGGCAAATAAGGGCTGAAAAATGTATCGCATCCTTGACGAATTCGACGCGATATTATAACAATTGGGACTGGCTCCCTAATGATACCGCCCGAGTCGATACCTACGTGAACACCTACTGTCCGAAAATCACTTCTCTCAGAGCCTGCGTTAGAGAGTTTACGAGGTCCGGTGAGCATTGCTTGGTACAGGCATCGGGTTATCACGGGTTATTACAAGTTCAGACCCACCGGTATCGAGGACGAAAAAGCGTTAGAAAAGTGAACAATTGATATCAGTCAAGTGATCCTCGTTTTTTCGTAAAACATCGATAGCCCTGCCATCTGTAGGACGACTAGTGACCTCGACAGTAGTAGTCGTTAATCATCTCGGCCGGTATAATCCAAGAGGATTGTGCAAATTTTTAGCACCGATGGTAAAATAGTACCGACGGGGATTTGACTTATTTGCATGAAGCGCTGCTATAACTGCACTTGCGAAGAAAACAGGCTATCAAGAGAACACTACCaccaataatatttttgtaattttacgtACTCATGGTACTGAAAGGTGtgtaacgttttttttcaaatcaactttttttattcatttacttcATCCTTTATACGTCTGCGCACATCGTTTACGTGTGGATTTAATCAAATTCGTGCTAATCAACAGatatttcgtgattttcaatgGCAAACGCGGATCTTGCTTTCGATTACCTCGCGCCTGAACAGTCGGGCttattcttgaaaatagtAATTCTTAACTAACAATATTTgtgataaattaaattttgatataAAACCTGCCAGCCTTCGTGAAATTCTCCAAAATTTCTGTACAGTTACTGCTGTAATCCGCAGGTAGGAAATAGCCGTTCAGCCCTTAATGAGCCTTATTATACCTACCTGCGGAACACAGCTGTATTTGCCGATTGGCCATTTCCTAGTATTACCTACCTGCGGGGCACAGCTGCAACTGTACAGAAGATTTCTGCAGAATTCCAGAAAGGCCGGCAGgttttgtatgaaaatttaatttatcacAAACATTGTTAGTTGGGAATTACTATTTTCAATGGTAAGCCCGATCACTTTTCAAGCGAGAGGTAAAGGAAAGCAAGATTCGCGTTTGTCATTGTAAATCACGAAATATCTGTTGATTAGCATAAATTTGATCAAATCCATAAGTAAATGATGTGGGCAGACGTGTAAcataaaaagtaaattaataaaaaagaagttGATAATAACGTGCCTTGAATTTTAGGTATACTTAGACCTCCTGAGGATATTGCCACGTTTGAAAAAAGCGCTAAATACTCTACCGCTTTCGGTAACGTAGTAacgagtataataataattcagaTACTTTTATATTCATGCCGGTGGAAATTTCACTCGGTAGTATGtcaattccaaaatttttattaccgtcTTAATATTTTAATCGCATGTATTCTTATGTATCCACATCAGGGTGGTCCTCGCACTCAAGTGATTCTGGAATCTCGTTGCTCCCATAGGTTGAAATATCTGGAATTAATATTTACTCAATTCTAGCTAAAGTTTTAGGCGCGATTCCAAATTGTCTGCCGATCCTTATGATTTCCTCATTATGATCATGgaaatcggaaaattttaaGGCCTTGATGACTGTCTAGATACTTTGTTTCCCAAAAATCTATAAGTCTgtgattgttatttttgaatcGTGAATTATCTTAAAATTAGTCTTATCTGTAAATACTCACTCTTCAAGATTCTGTTCGAatgatgtaattattttcaaattaactgGCCTTATCCCAAATTTGAGAAATGTCAACTGATCGAAGGAGAAGTATTATTGACATTACTGACGGTAACGTTATTACATTTATGTTCAGGACATGGTTTGACTAGCGAAATGACAGTTTAGTCGCCGCGTTTAAGCTGCGCCAATACGAAAAGTCGCATATTTCATCATCAGATGttcataaaattatacacgactttcattataattttttgatcgcCTCAGTAAGCACAGACACGTATTCAAGTTTCGAACGtgtagaaaaaattccaagtaTCGTGATGTTGTACGAAAATATTCTGTATCGGAATGCCGTGCAGTACTCCCAAATTTGACATA
Proteins encoded in this region:
- the LOC107216556 gene encoding 27 kDa hemolymph protein isoform X2; this encodes MRINVLTTFLFTGILCLTFGQRNDSAASIVYRNALQVVRDVVMMVTNESMIKDLGLIKNFTKEACPTNGQTWNEEEATSSLENAQKCINDVLKSNMKTARETYKGNSLLDTAIEHYVRSYCPSRITLERCMKEYSKSFEHCVDSQQLKTIEIIGKFSTSTLEFVCENDAKMFKDLCINGGVECYNSINDTDKCWPALTTGINTLETYNFTLVWNDATCSELKSAYNCIIEKIPNCKGHQITVTFVRGVFDVYLENLGCKNSSNSQTLPVISISALFSTAINLTIRPWNV
- the LOC107216556 gene encoding 27 kDa hemolymph protein isoform X1 encodes the protein MRINVLTTFLFTGILCLTFGQRNDSAASIVYRNALQVVRDVVMMVTNESMIKDLGLIKNFTKEACPTNGQTWNEEEATSSLENAQKCINDVLKSNMKTARETYKGNSLLDTAIEHYVRSYCPSRITLERCMKEYSKSFEHCVDSQQLKTIEIIGKFSTSTLEFVCENDAKMFKDLCINGGVECYNSINDTDKCWPALTTGINTLETYNFTLVWNDATCSELKSAYNCIIEKIPNCKGHQITVTFVRGVFDVYLENLGCKNSSNSSTKPIRTDAFGRPIVKEEEEKEKEEKLKLEEKKSSSSQTLPVISISALFSTAINLTIRPWNV